The genomic DNA TTCCAGAAAATGGACTGTCCATAGTGTCATCTTGAGACTCTGCAAAGTTGGACCAGTTTGTGCTTGGCAAAAGTTGAAGGAGTTGTTGGAGTTGATGGGCTGAGAGGAGGGTGTGGTGTGGTGTTTGATTATCAGGTGTGCGAGAGACACTGACATTATGAGCTCCTTTAGGTGAGAAGTTGGGTTTAGTGTTTGGCCATTTGGGAGACTGTGTGGAGGGTTTTGGTGAAAGAGAGGGTTTAGGTTTGTATTTATAATGCCATTTAGGGTAACCCACAACATTCCAGCACTTATCAGCAGTATGACCCTTGCCACCACAGACACTACACAGCAAATTTCGATCTGGGGAGATAGTAACTTTGCTTAACATGGCAGACATATCATTGTCAAAAGAGAGGGAGGGTTTTAAGATGTCTCTCTGAGACTCCTCCTGTTGGATGGCAGCACAAGCCATTTCCACACTAGGTAAAGGGTGTAAAAGCAAAAGTTGACTGCGTTGTGGGATATAAAGGTCATCTAAACCATTAAGGAATTGCAAGAGTTTGGCCTCCTCTTTTTGAGTGGTTAAAACTTGTAATAAAATGGTCATTTCAAGGGTGACAGTGGTAAGAGTAGGCAACAGATTCATAGACTCAATCTCCTCCCAAAGACTACTTAATGAGGTATAAAAATCAACAACAGAACAACCATTTTGTTTGAGTTCAAACATTTCCCTGCTTAACTTATATTTACGTGACCCATGAGTAAGTTGAAATCTCTTTTCTAGTTGCTTCCAAACTTCAGATGCAGATGTGATAAAGAGAATGGAATTCTTAATAAAGTCAGAAACATTATTATGGATCCAAGAGGTTACCATACTGTTGCAGGTGTCCCACTGCAGGGCCTCTGTTGGACTTGAGAGATTTTTCACTTCCGTGCCATCTACAAAGCCAAGTTTACGCTTAGATGACAACTGGATCTCCATGGACCTTTTCCAAGAGCGATAATCACCAGCACCTTGGAGTTTGGTGACGCTTATCGAAAAGGGATTGTTCGATGGATGCAGAAACAAAGGGTTCTGCATATCTGAGAATCTGAACTTGCTTCCACTCGCCATTGTGGAGAAGAAAGACTTGAGCACTGTTCACTCTACAACACAGCAAAGAAACAATAAGAACTTCAAGAACTGAGATAATATAGAGAAACTTATTACTATCACTCGTAAGCTCGCTCAGAAAAGAATCACTggttgctctgataccatgataCCTTTTACGAATTAACCAAGTGATGTAGAGCACAAGAGCAATGGAGAGAAAACAAGCTCTCAAAATATCTCATATAAAACCAGATCTCAGAAGTTGTGGAATACAATGCAGAGTGGTCCATATATAAGGGAAGCCAACTAACTAGATTATTCTAGTGCAGAAAAGATACGTGTCCCTACCATCTAGATATAGTGGTGGATAGAAAATAAACCATAATAAAGCATAACAAAATAACATAATACTAGCAAAAGTTGACAGGATTGGCTGTGTCGTTATTACCTTGGTAGACAGCTAGCCATCGACAAAGAATGGTCTGTTCACCGTGCAATGGAAGATATAAATTTGTAGCAAGATAACCGTTCAAGTCATCCTGAACATTATCATGTTCCAACAACCAGCACCGTATCTTCTTGGAGCCACATGGATGGGAACGGTATAAGGAACCTGGCATGCATGAACAATATGACTGTACAAGATCTTATACAGGCTCAAACTTCTGCATCTGAGTTGCTGTCAATGAGGAAAGTCTAAAGAAGAAGAGTGTTTTCAGTTGTGGACCTCTTTCGGTGGAACTAGCGTAGAAACCAAAACTCAGTTCATTTAATTGTTCAAATAAATTTTTATACCAACAAATTATACATAACGAAGATAAGATTGTGACTTTTGATCAAGATATGAACAACTGATTTAATTTGGCTCTCAACGAGGAACCAATTTAAATTGTAAATTAAACTAATGGCAATATTGAGTATATCTTTGTCTCTCGAAAACAGAAGACGAGGTTTCAGATCTCAGTGAAGATATATATTAACTACTCTCTTTTGATTTTCTAGCACACATTTTAGGAGGTTTGACCATAttgttaaaattaattttttcaaaaaattctttttgtgaataaaagttttgaactcatatttttattcaaaaaatgaatttcttaaaaaataataattctaAATATGTGGTCAACCCTCCTAAATATGTGTATAAATCAAACGTCatatattaaatttttttataaaaacagAGAAAGTACTTTTTATAATTAGCCAATAGAAAAATGTAGTTAAAAGTGTGATTCCGCAAATTATTGATTTGTTACTAAGTTATAGTTTTTCATTTTAGACACGTGTAATGTGACCAAAAattgaaattttaataattgGAGCTACCCTTGGTGCAGACCAACGATCTAATTGCTCAATTCTGGCAACACATCGATGTTTTTGGAACATAGGAAATGGCTACACTACTTCCATAGTATGCCAATTAGGTCTGGAAATTCCTCGCACCAAATTAAACCTCATTTAAATATGAGCACTTTTCTGGCAAACCTAAAACATTCTTAGTGTTCAAAATGATAGTTAATTTGTAAAATGCAGTTCCACATTTGTGATGGGCAACACAACACAACACAGTGAATTCAACACACACCTAGGCCAGCGTAACAATATTCTGAGATTGGACTAACCATATATAGTATTAGATTACTTGGTGTTTGAATTAAGGTTTGTGAGTATTTTTAATTTCTAACAATCAAGAGATTCATCTTTGGAAGAGAGAGGAGAGAGACCTTACATCGTACCATTTGATAAATTTAAAAGTTCAATTCATGCAATACGTTAACTTGAAATGTTTGTAGGGAGGGGAGCCGGTCTGAAGGACAAGTAAACAAAATTATAGTAAAATTTAATATCTGCCGTAAACCCATTCATTACTCGCgcgaaaaaaaaataaaaaaataaaaaaaaaattcagaaaagtgATTGTTTTTCATCTGTATAAACTAAAAATAACTTTACTTTGATTTAGAAAAAGGACAGGCCCTCAGCATTCTATAGGCTTTTAACTATTCATCTTAAACTAGCTGTGTAGCCCGTGCGAGGCACGGACATGTtctaaaatattatattattttttattaattttagtgtTTTTTTGGGATATTTGAAAATTTAAATTAGTGATAAATATTGGCGGTTACCAATCTTATTTTTCTATGTGTTATATTCAAAGAAGTTCACAATGACAATTATATTATAGTCGGCTCGTTTAATACTCCATAATATGTTTTTTTATATTTTGTGTTGTATCGGTGGTAATTTTGTGTAACACACATGGATAGTGTATGTGTGACTATATACTATCGATGTAGCAATATATAATTTGATCTGCAAAAAATATTTTTTGTGTTGTAttgacaagaatttcatgtaTTATACGTGCATGATAATTTAAATGTGATTATGTTATTGTCTATTTTGTAGGTAAGAATTTGATACTCATAATATATCATAAATAATCGTATTATATTTCAAacagttttaaaaaatataatattttgcAAGTGTACTCTAAAATTAGTGAGTGATGTTTTTTTTATCAGCTACTTAAACCATGATTAATATGATACAtgttattaaatttttttatgtaatttaatcatgattatattaataaatatcTGAGATATCtaattcttaattaaattaataactttttaaatgatatatattattgaaagtaacatatgtatgcatatatatgtaagcgtgtgtatatatataggtattaattacaaaataattaatatgtATTAATGAAGATTAGTTATTAATGGATATTAAATACGAAATAATAAATAGGATAAGGGTTAAACTTGTCATTTTACATTGAATAAATTGTCTCACCAACCCCCATTTgttctattatatatataatagattgATTGATGATTTCCGTTCGAAAAATAGTTCCAAGAATACTATAATCATGTTTGGAAACTCTTATGTAAATTCTTTATAATATAATTTCTTTACAAGTTAAATATTGCCTATATTTTTCAACTTACTAGTTATTTATATAAGGTATCTGAGACAAACTATTCAAGTCAATGTTTCTCGAAAATAATTTGCTTTCAAAGTTTTGATTTCATAAATGATAAAACTCATCAAAAGGAATATAAACATCCCTTTACCCTTCTAGGTATGTGGGAAAGTTTTTCTTTTGTAGATGCAAATGCaacaagaaaagaaaaggaaaagaaaaatggtTTTTTCCAAGTGTTGtacaaaatcttgcaaaatcaTAAACCTTTATCCATGGCTAAAAGGAAAGGGACCCTACAAAGTACACTATTCATTAGTTTAACACGTGCATAGCACGTGGGACTGAAACTTTCTGGGTCATTTTTCCACCTGCAAAGCTTAGAAGAAAGGACATCTTTTTACTTATAAATTATAAACAGTTGCAGTGGGCGGGCGAGTAGTTTGCATGCAATGAAGATTAGGGAcccatgtatatatacatatttgtGTAAATTTTTTATACATATGGTGTGTGTTGCTTCATAGGGTCCAATATTATTCTAGATCCGACTAGACAAAAGATTTGAATACGATTGAAATTGCTGGGAGTGGTTTGATGAATTATTTGACGTAAAATCTATTTTTCTATACTATTTTTTTAATGAAACTGCCATTTTTTCATAATATACGAATCAAGATGAATTCGTGGGATGAAATTACCAACAATACCAACAAAATTCTCTACGATTAATACATATTGAACCATGTACTGTGTCAATAGAGGTGGCCAGACGATCGGGCCAGGCGTGCCGTGCCGAATTTCTGGTGGTTCGATTCAATGCTCAGATAACTCGTGAACGGCTCGTGGTAGTGAACGAGCCGTGCCGAATCGGGCCGGTTTGATGAAATAATGACACGTGTTCGGCTCGTGAATTAGACGATTTTCACGAGTTAGGCGAGTTCCACGAATTCACGGTTTGTTCTGTAATTCTTCATGTGGCAAGTTGGCAAGTGGCAAGACAAGTGGTCCACtgagtttctttttgtttttttattatgAATGTTGGTGAATTGTGACTTTGTGAGTGAGTGACCCAATGCCAAAaacaattatatatttatatttttagcAGTGCATTTTAAAGTTTATATAGCTAGAATCAAAATAACAGTTAGATAATTCTTTGTATAACAGAGAAGAAGCGAAGAAAGACTGTGCCTTGTAAATAATATTTCAATTATtaacattttcaatttttaacattttcaatttttaacaCATTTTGACATTTCAACATTtttatttaatcaaataataaaaacaaatttgtTATTTTTAAAAACAAAGTTTGTTTTGCAAATAAGTGACTATATAGTACTGAATGTGCAGAAAGAAACTATTTTTTTTGtaacttcaatttttcttttcaaaattgtgttttttttgaatttataaaaCTAACATGTTTATCAGGAAAAGAGGACGGTAcctctataaattttattaattaaaaaaaatgttataaTTGATTTGAGAGGACTCCTCTCTAGAAAAATGAAACAAACCGTGTTTACATTTTAAATAAGATACAAAATataacaaattttaaaaatacaaGGCAAACAAATATTATCAACTATTCAATTTCTTCTTCTTGTGGATCGTTCGCTGACATACCCGATTCCGATGAAGTGTCCATCGTCATCCAAGTATCCTCTTCGTCGTCCGAATCATCTTTTTTTATCCCTTGTTGTCTCTTTGCCGCTTGATCCCAATCCTTTTTGCAAACACATATCTTGACCACATCCGGTGCAAGACTTGATCTTTTCTCGTCCAATATTCTTCTACCGGCACTAAAAGCAAACTCGGAAGCAATGGTAGAGGCGGGAACTAGTAAAATGTCCCTTGCAATTTTAGCTAATACCGAAAATTGGTTCTCGTGATTCTTCCACCATGTTAGTATTGAAAAATCCTCATCGAACTCATAGTTATATGAAAAAAACTCTCTAAGCATGCTAAATGAAGTTTGAGGTGTAGATGCATTTTCGGAAATTCTACACTTTTATTTTTTAGTTAGGATACCAAGTAATGTGGGATTAAACCTACTAGACTGAGTAGTCTTAGGTGGTATAATATTTTGAGTTCTAGGAGTATATAGATCTATAAGACGGTGTAACAAGTCTAAACAATTTTGCACATAAAGCACGTGATTATATGAAACTCCTAATACCGAGTAATAATgttctaacatattttctaaaccttcTTTTCTAACACCGGGATCAATAAGACATGCAACACCATAAATAAAAGGAAATTCGGTAAAATATTCTATCCACTTTTTTTTCATATCAACAATAATTGCACCAAAACAATTATCATTTTCATATGCTTTTAAAGTAGTAATAATATTAACACACTCAATAATAACAAGATGTATATTTGGCTCGTAAACGTAAGAAAATATCTTAGTACCACGTGCATAACAATCAAGCAAATCACGTACCCTATTTTCCAAGTCCCAATCATTTTCGATAATAAGTCTATCCTCCACTTGATTTCTTGGATCGGAATTATATAACTCGGTGATAACTATCTTATATTTAATTACCTCGCATAGTAATTTATAAGTCGAACTCCATCTCGCGGGACAATCAATTCCCCACTTTTTGGGTATTAATCCATTTTCTCTACACAATTTTTTATATTGTCTCTTTAATGTGTGTGCGATACGTAAatacttaattatttttctaatagCTGCTAAAAATTCGGTTATTTGTTGAATACCCTTTTGAGCCGATAAGTTGACAATGTGCGCACAACTTCTAACATGCAAAAAAATACCGTCTAAAGTAGTAGGAATATCTTGTGCAATATAGTAAATAGCTTTATCATTTGCCGAAGCATTATCTAAAGAAATAGTAAATACCTTGTGTTGCAAATTAAATTCGTTAATAGTTTCAACAATTCTCGTCTTTATATTATAACCCGTGTGTGACTCGTCCATAACATCAAAGGCAATTATTCGTTTTTGTAAAAAATAATCAGAATCAATCCAATGCACGGTAACACAAATATATGGCTCACCGCAACTCGAACTCCAACAGTCACTAGTTAAAGAAACCATGCCATCATAATCACGAAAAAATTCAATTAATTGCGCACGTTGACTATAATATTGTTTTTGTGTGTGACATTTAAGCGTGTTTCTAGGAATTCTTTTAAAAGCCGGGTTTATTGATTCTCTCATCATGTGTTCTAAATTCGGACTCTCACCGTGAGAAAAAGGTAACTCGTCTAGTGTAACATAAGTAGCAAAAGATTCGATCATTTTATCTCTACTATAGTGGAAAAACATACCTCCACCAGGAGACGATATCACGAAACCACCAATTTGTGTTTGTTGCGGTGATTCTCCTCGTGCTGCTCCAC from Apium graveolens cultivar Ventura chromosome 5, ASM990537v1, whole genome shotgun sequence includes the following:
- the LOC141660189 gene encoding uncharacterized protein LOC141660189; the protein is MASGSKFRFSDMQNPLFLHPSNNPFSISVTKLQGAGDYRSWKRSMEIQLSSKRKLGFVDGTEVKNLSSPTEALQWDTCNSMVTSWIHNNVSDFIKNSILFITSASEVWKQLEKRFQLTHGSRKYKLSREMFELKQNGCSVVDFYTSLSSLWEEIESMNLLPTLTTVTLEMTILLQVLTTQKEEAKLLQFLNGLDDLYIPQRSQLLLLHPLPSVEMACAAIQQEESQRDILKPSLSFDNDMSAMLSKVTISPDRNLLCSVCGGKGHTADKCWNVVGYPKWHYKYKPKPSLSPKPSTQSPKWPNTKPNFSPKGAHNVSVSRTPDNQTPHHTLLSAHQLQQLLQLLPSTNWSNFAESQDDTMDSPFSGMISCNVIKSNSDNWIVDIGATDHMIANLGLLKNVKEIHTNTSINLPTGDKAKVTRVGDVYLRSDAETKQVKGKGTVFNGLYYMSAYDSQPMSNNCAKTSDKEFKLTHTEQYALWHNRLGHASASTLKLIDCIKHCTHVSEQICLTYPMAKFSRLPFSLSDSRADKAFELIHTDIWGPHKQSTSSYVKRQFNDTKVKKVRSGNALEFDDAACRNFFQTQGIQHKTLYNYRPQPDTRVERKHRHMLEVARALMFQSGIPLSFWGESVPTAAYLINRLPSQVLQNKCPYDLLYGESCDYTELKSFGCLCFATNHVHSNDNFAAKGVPCVFVGYPST